The Salvelinus namaycush isolate Seneca chromosome 11, SaNama_1.0, whole genome shotgun sequence DNA window TGCTACTGTTGAAGCTCAGGCAAGATATGACAAAActtctcactggccaatcaacacGATGCACCGGTTCCAGAGAAGTCGTCATTGTGACAAACGTACTACCTATGCATGTGAGAAATGCAAAGCGCCACTGCACATTGAGTGCTTCAAGATATACCATGGACAGTAGAAAAGGAGATAAGATCGAATGAAAAAGGGCTGAAAAAGACAATAAAAGACAAAATAGAAAAGTCGataaagggtgaggagaagcaATACAACGGACTCTAGGAAGAAAAGAAAATTCGACGAAAAAGACAAtcaaaatgactgaaatgtttttGGAAAAGAAGGTCAATTGATTCAAGACACTGTATGACAGTAGGACTGACTGATCACAGTTCAAAAATAGTGATGCACAAACTAATTTTGCACTTGGTTCTGAAGCCTAACtctatgatatactgtatgtatatataagcACTCATTGTGCAGTGGtgctttttaaatatatatatatataattgtattttgttcagtgtaggcctCTACTTGAATGCATATTCTACAGGCTACCTCTATCCTAAATGTTACCTTTATGTTCAGTGGGAATGAATCACACGACTGCTACACAGTTGTTAGTGAATGTTGCACTAAAATGTCACAATGACAATGTTACAATGAATATTGCACTAAAGTACAAGTTCAAATGTTACAATAAAGTTAGAATATTAATGTTTCAATACATGTTGCACTAAAGTAACAATGTTACAATAAAGTAAAAATGTTGAAATACATTGAtggttgtttttttgtctttgctCTCAGTATTCATATCGTGTTGTATAAGGGTTTTTGATGTGTAAAATAGTCACACTAGAACGTGACGGGGCATTCTAGAGGCAAGGCTGGGGACAGCCAGtgacagagttttaaatgtgttaataactgggTTGGGACTTATAAGAACTTTGATAACTGCATAGGAGAAATATGTTAATTTAGTATACGTAACATCCCAccggtcacaattgtgaccgaCCATAAAACACACTTTTTCACCTACTTTTCCATTAAAATTTCAAAAAAGAATGATTGATTACTTCAAAGGGTTACTAATGACACTTGATTTGGATATTTTCATGTCTGGGAAAAATTCGGGATTAAATgggttaagtatcaaaagtaaatgtaattactaaAGAATACTTTATTATTAAAAGTTTAAATCatagggcctcctgagtggcgcagtggtctaaggcactgcatcacagtgctagctgtgccattagagattctgggttcgagtccaggctctgttgcagccggccgtgaccgggagacccgtgGGGCGGTGCAGAATTGCCCAGCGTCGTCAAGGTTAggcgagggtttggccggcagggatgtccttgtcccgtcgcgcactagcgactcctgtggcgggccggggcgcactgcacgctgacacggtcgccaggtgtacggtgtttcctccgacacattggtgcggctggcttccgggttaagtgggcattgtaccaattggataccatgaaattggagATAAAAATAAGTATAAAACATGTAAAATTCCAATTATTTAGCAAAGCATATGGCACAATtttattgttttctttattttcagatggccaggggcacactccagcactcagacataatttacaaaatatGCATTTGTTTAATGAGTCAGCCAGAACAGAGGCAGTAGGGGTGaccgtgttctcttgataagtgcatgaatttgactatttttctgtcctgctaagcattcaaaatgtaatgagcacTTTTgcttgtcagggaaaatgtatggagtaaaaagtaaagtacagataccccccaaaaaacgacttaagtattttttacttaagtactttacaccactgctcatcAGATACCTTCTCAGACTGGGCCGACAGAAGTCCTCTCCACCAAGTTATTTTATCCCCTTTAGCGACATGTTTGATCATCTGGTGTCCTGTTAGTCACTGTCTCAGTATGTTTATCCCCGGTCAGACACAGGCTTGGAGTGTTCCTGTCTCAGGCTGATCACCATGTGAGTCAGTCTGCCAGAGGCACAGtgtttgcatcccaaattgcaacctattccctatttagtggactacttttgaccagggcccatacgtctatatagggaataggttgccagaAGAAGCCTCCTAACTAACCTGTGTCTGTAGGCTGCTGGCAGGCAGATTCAGAGACTGTCAAGAGCAGCAGTGGAGGAAAACTAGGCCAACCGCCAGCGGCCAAAGCCAGTAAGCCACTGAGTCATCAATGTACAGTACAAGGCCTGCGGCTAATACTCTACTGCCTGTGGAATGCACAGTCGGTCTGCAACCAGAGCAGAGAAACTACTCTACTGCCTCTGGAATACACAGTCGGTCTGCAGCCAGAGAAGAGAAACTACTCTACTGCCTCTGGAATACACAGTCGGTCTGCAGCCAGAGCAGAGAAACTACTCTACTGCCTCTGGAATACACAGTCGGTCTGCAGCCAGAGCAGAGAAACTACTCTACTGCCTGTGGAATACACAGTCGGTCTGCAGCCAGAGCAGAGAAACTACTCTACTGCCTGTGGAATACACAGTCGGTCTGCAGCCAGAGCAGAGAAACTACTCTACTGCCTGTGGAATACACAGTCGGTCTGCAGCCAGAGCAGAGAAACTACTCTACTGCCTGTGGAATACACAGTCGGTCTGCAGCCAGAGCAGAGAAACTACTCTACTGCCTGTGGAATACACAGTCGGTCTGCAGCCAGAGCAGAGAAACTACTCTACTGCCTGTGGAATACACAGTCGGTCTGCAGCCAGAGCAGAGAAACTACTCTACTGCCTGTGGAATACACAGTCGGTCTGCAGCCAGAGCAGAGAAACTACTCTACTGCCTGTGGAATACACAGTCGGTCTGCAGCCAGAGCAGAGAAACTACTCTACTGCCTGTGGAATACACAGTCGGTCTGCAGCCAGAGCAGAGAAACTACTCTACTGCCTCTGGAATACACAGTCGGTCTGCAGCCAGAGCAGAGAAACTACTCTACTGCCTGTGGAATACACAGTCGGTCTGCAGCCAGAGCAGAGAAACTACTCTACTGCCTGTGGAATACACAGTCGGTCTGCAGCCAGAGCAGAGAAACTACTCTACTGCCTGTGGAATACACAGTCGGTCTGCAGCCAGAGCAGAGAAACTACTCTACTGCCTGTGGAATACACAGTCGGTCTGCAGCCAGAGCAGAGAAACTACTCTACTGCCTGTGGAATACACAGTCGGTCTGCAGCCAGAGCAGAGAAACTACTCTACTGCCTGTGGAATACACAGTCGGTCTGCAGCCAGAGCAGAGAAACTACTCTACTGCCTGTGGAATACACAGTCGGTCTGCAGCCAGAGCAGAGAAACTACTCTACTGCCTGTGGAATACACAGTCGGTCTGCAACCAGAGCAGAGAAACTACTCTACTGCCTCTGGAATACACAGTCGGTCTGCAACCAGAGCAGAGAAACTACTCTACTGCCTGTGGAATACACAGTCGGTCTGCAACCAGAGCAGAGAAACTACTCTACTGCCTGTGGAATACACAGTCGGTCTGCAACCAGAGCAGAGAAACTACTCTACTGCCTGTGGAATACACAGTCGGTCTGCAGCCAGAGCAGAGAAACTACTCTACTGCCTGTGGAATACACAGTCGGTCTGCACCCAGAGCAGAGAAACTACTCTACTGCCTGTGGAATACACAGTCGGTCTGCAGCCAGAGCAGAGAAACTACTCTACTGCCTGTGGAATACACAGTCGGTCTGCAGCCAGAGCAGAGAAACTACTCTACTGCCTGTGGAATACACAGTCGGTCTGCAGCCAGAGCAGAGAAACTACTCTACTGCCTGTGGAATACACAGTCGGTCTGCAACCAGAGCAGAGAAACTACTCTACTGCCTCTGGAATACACAGTCGGTCTGCAACCAGAGCAGAGAAACTACTCTACTGCCTGTGGAATACACAGTCGGTCTGCAACCAGAGCAGAGAAACTACTCTACTGCCTGTGGAATACACAGTCGGTCTGCAACCAGAGCAGAGAAACTACTCTACTGCCTCTGGAATACACAGTCGGTCTGCAGCCAGAGCAGAGAAACTACTCTACTGCCTGTGGAATACACAGTCGGTCTGCAGCCAGAACAGAGAAACTACTCTACTGCCTGTGGAATACACAGTCGGTCTGCAGCCAGAGCAGAGAAACTACTCTACTGCCTGTGGAATACACAGTCGGTCTGCAGCCAGAGCAGAGAAACTACTCTACTGCCTCTGGAATACACAGTCGGTCTGCAGCCAGAGCAGAGAAACTACTCTACTGCCTCTGGAATACACAGTCGGTCTGCAGCCAGAGCAGAGAAACTACTCTACTGCCTCTGGAATACACAGTCGGTCTGCAGCCAGAGCAGAGAAACTACTCTACTGCCTCTGGAATACACAGTCTGTCTGCAGCCAGACCAGAGAAACTACTCTACTGCCTGTGGAATACACAGTCGGTCTGCAGCCAGACCAGAGAAACTACTCTACTGCCTGTGGAATACACAGTCGGTCTGCAGCCAGAGCAGAGAAACTACTCTACTGCCTGTGGAATACACAGTCGGTCTGCAGCCAGAGCAGAGAAACTACTCTACTGCCTGTGGAATACACAGTCGGTCTGCAGCCAGAGCAGAGAAACTACTCTACTGCCTGTGGAATACACAGTCGGTCTGCAGCCAGAGCAGAGAAACTACTCTACTGCCTGTGGAATACACAGTCGGTCTGCAGCCAGAGCAGAGAAACTACTCTACTGCCTGTGGAATACACAGTCGGTCTGCAGCCAGAGCAGAGAAACTACTCTACTGCCTGTGGAATACACAGTCGGTCTGCAGCCAGAGCAGAGAAACTACTCTACTGCCTGTGGAATACACAGTCGGTCTGCAGCCAGAGCAGAGAAACTACTCTACTGCCTGTGGAATACACAGTCGGTCTGCAACCAGAGCAGAGAAACTACTCTACTGCCTCTGGAATACACAGTCGGTCTGCAACCAGAGCAGAGAAACTACTCTACTGCCTGTGGAATACACAGTCGGTCTGCAACCAGAGCAGAGAAACTACTCTACTGCCTGTGGAATACACAGTCGGTCTGCAACCAGAGCAGAGAAACTACTCTACTGCCTGTGGAATACACAGTCGGTCTGCAGCCAGAGCAGAGAAACTACTCTACTGCCTGTGGAATACACAGTCGGTCTGCACCCAGAGCAGAGAAACTACTCTACTGCCTGTGGAATACACAGTCGGTCTGCAGCCAGAGCAGAGAAACTACTCTACTGCCTGTGGAATACACAGTCGGTCTGCAGCCAGAGCAGAGAAACTACTCTACTGCCTGTGGAATACACAGTCGGTCTGCAGCCAGAGCAGAGAAACTACTCTACTGCCTGTGGAATACACAGTCGGTCTGCAGCCAGAGCAGAGAAACTACTCTACTGCCTGTGGAATACACAGTCGGTCTGCAACCAGAGCAGAGAAACTACTCTACTGCCTCTGGAATACACAGTCGGTCTGCAACCAGAGCAGAGAAACTACTCTACTGCCTGTGGAATACACAGTCGGTCTGCAACCAGAGCAGAGAAACTACTCTACTGCCTGTGGAATACACAGTCGGTCTGCAACCAGAGCAGAGAAACTACTCTACTGCCTCTGGAATACACAGTCGGTCTGCAGCCAGAGCAGAGAAACTACTCTACTGCCTGTGGAATACACAGTCGGTCTGCAGCCAGAACAGAGAAACTACTCTACTGCCTGTGGAATACACAGTCGGTCTGCAGCCAGAGCAGAGAAACTACTCTACTGCCTGTGGAATACACAGTCGGTCTGCAGCCAGAGCAGAGAAACTACTCTACTGCCTGTGGAATACACAGTCGGTCTGCAGCCAGAGCAGAGAAACTACTCTACTGCCTGTGGAATACACAGTCGGTCTGCAGCCAGAGCAGAGAAACTACTCTACTGCCTCTGGAATACACAGTCGGTCTGCAGCCAGAGCAGAGAAACTACTCTACTGCCTCTGGAATACACAGTCGGTCTGCAGCCAGAGCAGAGAAACTACTCTACTGCCTCTGGAATACACAGTCGGTCTGCAGCCAGAGCAGAGAAACTACTCTACTGCCTCTGGAATACACAGTCTGTCTGCAGCCAGACCAGAGAAACTACTCTACTGCCTGTGGAATACACAGTCGGTCTGCAGCCAGACCAGAGAAACTACTCTACTGCCTGTGGAATACACAGTCGGTCTGCAGCCAGAGCAGAGAAACTACTCTACTGCCTGTGGAATACACAGTCGGTCTGCAGCCAGAGCAGAGAAACTACTCTACTGCCTGTGGAATACACAGTCGGTCTGCAGCCAGAGCAGAGAAACTACTCTACTGCCTGTGGAATACACAGTCGGTCTGCAGCCAGAGCAGAGAAACTACTCTACTGCCTGTGGAATACACAGTCGGTCTGCAGCCAGAGCAGAGAAACTACTCTACTGCCTGTGGAATACACAGTCGGTCTGCAGCCAGAGCAGAGAAACTACTCTACTGCCTCTGGAATACACAGTCGGTCTGCAGCCAGAGCAGAGAAACTACTCTACTGCCTGTGGAATACACAGTCGGTCTGCAGCCAGAGCAGAGAAACTACTCTACTGCCTGTGGAATACACAGTCGGTCTGCAGCCAGAGCAGAGAAACTACTCTACTGCCTGTGGAATACACAGTCGGTCTGCAGCCAGAGCAGAGAAACTACTCTACTGCCTGTGGAATACACAGTCGGTCTGCAGCCAGAGCAGAGAAACTACTCTACTGCCTGTGGAATACACAGTCGGTCTGCAGCCAGAGCAGAGAAACTACTCTACTGCCTGTGGAATACACAGTCGGTCTGCAGCCAGAGCAGAGAAACTACTCTACTGCCTGTGGAATACACAGTCGGTCTGCAGCCAGAGCAGAGAAGGGCTAATGTCAGAATCGGAGAAACGCATTTTCCACACACCACGTGACATTTCGATGCACCAATGTTGTGACCTTGTCTTCAATTTACACACATCCTTGGCTTGTCTCCTGAGATCATCCTGAGAGCGCCCTGGGGGCTGAAGGGAGCTGTGAGAGAGggagtagggatgggggtgtgttGTGTGCCTCGGGTGAGGATCAGTGGGGTTGAGGGGGAGGTCACTGTATGATTCAAGCTTGAGATACGGGTCAGATTTTGAACATGGCTCTGTGTGTGCATTATCAGGAGATTAACatactatttagggaatagggttccatttgggatgtaaccAATATCACAAAGGTAGTGGCCTCAATTACCTCATGACTTTAGTATTCATTTTCCCTTTGTGTTTTTTAGGTGTACGTTGAGAGGCTGCTGACGTATGCAGACATAGACATTGGCCCAGGGAACTGGAAGCGTATGTTGCTGGGAGCCATCCTGCTGGCATCTAAAGTCTGGGACGATCAGGCTGTGTGGAACGTAGACTACTGCCAGATCCTCAAAGACATCACCGTGGAGGACATGTGAGTTAATCAATCAATATATGGAACATAGACGACTGTCAGATCCTCAgacatttgtgtgtgtgattATATACTTCAGTGTCTCACATGTTTGTGTCACATGTCTAGAGTGTATGTCCATGACTGGAATGGGAACAtgatacattttattttcaggaTGTTATTTTCAACAGGGACTCTTCTCTTCTGCCGGCTAATTGTAGCTGACCTGTTTTGCTGCTTGCATTTTAAAGTACACTTTTTCTGAATAAATGCTTAAACTTAAAGCTTTACTGATTTATGGCTGACATTGGACCACATTTTGAAATCAAAAGCATATACActgccggtcaaaagttttagaacacttactcattcaagggtttttcattatttttactattttctacattgtagaataatagtgaagacatcaaaactatgaaataacacagagtcatgtacagtcgtggccaaaggttttgagaatgacacaaatattaatttccacaaagtttgctgcttcagggtctttagacatttttgtcagatgttactatggaatactgaagtataattataagcatttcataagtgtcaaaggcttttattgacaattacatgaagttgatgcaaagcacaagcttttttccggatgccccaaacaatcggaaaggggattcatcagagaaaatgactttacccagtcctcagcagtccaatccctgtaccttttgcagaatatcagtctgtgcctgatgtttttcctggagagaagtggcttctttgctgcccttcttgacaccaggccttcctccaaaagtctttgcctcactgtgcgtgcagatgcacacCTGCcagctgccattcctgagcaagctctgtactggtggtgccccgatcccgcagctgaatcaactttaggagatggtcctggcgcttgctggactttcttgggcgccctgaagccttcttcacaacaattgaaccgctctccttgaagttcttgatgatccgataaatggttgatttaggtgcaatcttactggcagcaatatccttgcctgtgaagccctttttgtgcaaagcaatgatgacggcatgtgtttccttgcaggtaactggttgacagaggaagaacaatgattccaagcaccacccttttgaagcttccagtctgttattcgaactcaatcagcatgacagagtgatctccagccttgtcctcgtcaacactcacacctgtgttaacgagagaatcactgacatgtcagctggtccttttgtggcagggctgaaatgcagtggaaatgtttttggggattcagttcatttgcatggcaaagagggactgcaattaattgcaattcatctgatcactcctcataacattctggagtatatgcaaattggcatcaaacaaactgaggcagcagactttgtgaaaattaatatttgtctcattctcaaaacttttgaccaAGACTGTAGTAACCAAAgtactgttaaacaaatcaaaatatatttgagattcttcaatgtagacagccttttgcctttatgacagctttgcacactcttcggctttctctcaaccagcttcatgaggtagtcccctggaatgcatttaaattaacaggtgtggcttcttaaaagttaatgtgacatttctttcctccttaatgagttggtacaaggtaggggtggtatacagaagatagccatatttggtaaaagactaagtctatattatggcaagaacggctcaaataaccaaagagaaatgacagtccattactttaagacatgaagatcagtcaataaggaacattttgaaagtttcttcaagtgcagttgcaaaaaccatcaagcgctatgatgaaactggctctcatgaggaccaccacaggaatggaagactcagagttacctctgctacagaggataagttcattagagttaccagcctcagaaattgcagcccaaagaaatgcttcatagagttcaagtaaaagacacatctcaacatcaactgttcagaggagactgtgtgaatcaggccttcattgtggaattgctgcaaagaaatcactactaaaggacgccaataagaacaagagacttgcttgggccaagaaacacgagcgatGGACATTATAccagtggaaatgtgtcctttgttcTGTAGTCCAAATTGGagctttttggttccaaccgctgtgtctttgtgagacgcggtgtgggtgaacggaggatctctgcatgtgtgtttcccactgtaaagcatggaggaagtGGTGTTATgtagtgggggtgctttgctggtgacactgtctgtgatttattttgaattcaatgcacacttaaccagcatggctaccacagcattctgcagcgatacaccatcccatctggtttgcgcttagtcccactaccatttgtttttcaacaagacaatgacccaacaaacctccaggctgtgttagggctatttgaccaaggagagtgatggagtgctgcatcagatgacctggcatccacaatcccctgaccacaaccaaattgagatagtttgggatgagttgaactgcagattgaaggaaaaacagccaacaagtgctcagcatatgtgggaactccttctagactgttggaaaagcattccaggtgaagctggttgagagaatgccaagagtgtgcaaagctgtcatcaaggcaaagggtggctatttgaagaatctcaaataaaatatattttaatttgtttaacacttttttttggttaacACATAATACAAtgaataggtgttctaaaacttttgaccggtactgtacatTCATGGTTTTACACCAACGTTTTGGATACATGCCCCTAATATGTTGGTTTTGATCTCTAGGACAGTGAGCTGTCTATGTAACAGTGCTACCAATTGTTGTGAAAATAAACGTTTTTTCTCACCTTTTTTTCTGAACAGGAACGAGCTGGAGCGTCAGTTTTTGGAGCTTCTTCAGTTCAACATCAACGTTCCGTCTAGTGTTTATGCCAAGTATTACTTTGACCTGCGCTCGCTGTCAGAGACCAACAACCTGAGCTTCCCTCTGGAGCCCCTGAGCCAGGACAAAGCCCAGCGACTAGAGGTGAGCCACCACATTTATTTCtaaagctctttttacatcagcagctgTCACAAAGTGATTTTATAGTAGAGCACTTTCTGACTACTGCTGATCTGAAAAAATGGCTTTAGAAAAAACATTTGATAGATTGATGGCAGATGCTCCTCTTAATAGCAATGGTTTGACATTTGGGCCTGAAGATGTAGTCCATGCCAGAAGGTCAATAACAATTCAGTTCAAGTGAGACATCTGAGTTTGTTTAGtgattcatgtttttttttttttgttcctGCAGGCGATCTCGAGGTTGTGTGACGACAAGTACAAGGATGCCAGGAGAGCTGGCAAGAAGCGCTCTGCGAGCGTAGACAACCTGGTCGGAGTGCGATGGGTCCCTGCCATCCTCTCCTAACAACCAGGAACATAGACCAGACCTGAGACTGGGCCTCAGGCCAGCATGGGGACATCCAGTCTTTTACCTAGCAAAATTCTAGTAACTTTCCGAAAATTCCCAGATTTTCTAGAAATCCTGCTTGGAAGATTCCCGGAATCAGCAGGAAATCTAGAATCTTCCGAtctggatttctggaaaacctgagaATTTGGTGAAAGTTATAGAAATTCTGCAACCCTAACCTAGACAGACAGACTTTGTCCTCATCACAGATAGATGCCTTTTCAGTGCTGCTGCTCCTGTAACACAGAAGGAAGAACTCTCTACAGGACTGCTACTTCACTGACTGTTAAGAAAAAGTAAGCTTCTTTGTGATATAACATAAAGAGTTGACTGTTCAGAGAGCTCATGACATCACAGCTTCCTGTGGACAGAAGTAGCCAGATGATCACCGTGGCAACATGAGCTTTATGCGTTGTAGCAGCAAACCAAGAGAGAAGTGGTCAGAAAACAAAATGTCAATGTCATTTGACCTCTTATCCTGGATCATGCCAAACGAAAACGGACTGAAATGAGGGACGACCTGaaattgtccaataagaaacgtgTGTTTTCGTTGCCGTTGCAAAAGGTTTTGCTACAGTGTCCACTAATGAATACGACCATGGATGGGCCTGGACTATCCAACCTGGCATGACAGGACAGATGGTTGCCTTTAAAGACGGTTCTGTGGCTTTTGGTGaacaggtttttatttattttgtattcatAGTTGTTTTTACTACTAAGTGCTACAGCCAACCAAACCCAGGTACAATATTTGATCAGATAAAATAGCCTTCTAGCTGTGCAGGCGTTTCTACTTGAGATCTACATACACATTCCAGAATCATTTAGTTCTTAATGAACACAATTATTTTGTTAATGTTCAACCAAGTTGCCCATATTTAATACCTTTCCACTAGTGTACAGTTACTGTACCTCCCAATACCTAGAATGTTTTATTCAAATCTGCAGCTAAAATCCTAATTGAAAGCTTTTGGAGATATGGGAGTGATTTTTAGCTACTGTGAATGTGTCATCCACAGGATTCAAAGTAGGTTATGTTGACAAGAAAGCAACCAATGAAAGGATAGAAATGGGTTGTCATACTTGATACACTGTAGAGCATGACTTGTGTTTTTTGTCTCAGAACTCTGGATGTTTTAAGctacaatgttttttttaaagaacaaccTGAACCCTGAGCCAACTTATATATAATGTAGCTCCTTCAAACTTTATACAATTTGATTTTGTCTtttaaacaattatttttgattCAAATATTAATATTGTTACATTCATGATGATCAacttttatttgtgttttatcattTGTCAAGAAGACCCTACTGACAACTGAAGCACTAGAATTGAATTATTTTGCTAATCAACTTTGTACAGCGTGTAAACAAGTATTAAAGTGATGATGAGATCATTAACTTAATTGTTAAATATTTATATGGAGGTGGTGATCCATGTTTATACTAAAAGAAAATTCCCTTGTATtcttattttgttattttttttgtacAGTTAAACAGGCTACAAATAAATCTGAGGATAACACATTAGTGCATTTATTTCCAATCTGGTTGTCTGACACttgtattcatttatttttatatGTGGAGAAC harbors:
- the LOC120055929 gene encoding cyclin-Y-like isoform X3; this translates as MQQDIFDEKLHPLSKSEVPSDYDKHNPEQKQIYRFVRMLFSAAQLTAECAIVTLVYVERLLTYADIDIGPGNWKRMLLGAILLASKVWDDQAVWNVDYCQILKDITVEDMNELERQFLELLQFNINVPSSVYAKYYFDLRSLSETNNLSFPLEPLSQDKAQRLEAISRLCDDKYKDARRAGKKRSASVDNLVGVRWVPAILS